From the Anaerobaca lacustris genome, one window contains:
- a CDS encoding cysteine hydrolase family protein: MKKNPLFWDVDTQFDFMQPEGRLYVPGAETIIDAVSQVRRFALDNGFSILADVDWHTPDNPEISDHPDYKTTFPPHCMAGEPGSERIGYVGTRPIDFVPVEEMDVADLRRLAEKEPFHIVIRKQSLSVFDNPNTDRLIDAIEPKQVVVFGVALDFCVSYVVKGLAKRSGTELTLLRDAVKGLQSRPDDDIYDEFRRMGVAIVTFDEFKRRLTCG; encoded by the coding sequence ATGAAAAAGAACCCACTATTTTGGGATGTCGATACCCAATTCGACTTCATGCAGCCGGAAGGGCGCTTGTACGTGCCGGGGGCCGAGACCATCATCGACGCGGTCAGCCAGGTGAGGCGATTCGCCCTGGACAACGGTTTTTCGATTCTCGCGGACGTCGACTGGCACACGCCGGACAACCCTGAAATCTCGGACCATCCTGACTACAAGACGACGTTTCCACCCCACTGCATGGCCGGCGAACCAGGCAGCGAGCGGATCGGATACGTTGGGACACGGCCGATTGACTTCGTCCCGGTCGAAGAAATGGACGTGGCGGACCTGCGCAGGCTGGCCGAGAAGGAGCCGTTTCATATCGTGATTCGCAAGCAGAGTCTCAGTGTCTTCGACAACCCGAATACGGACAGACTCATCGACGCAATTGAGCCCAAGCAGGTCGTCGTGTTTGGTGTGGCGCTCGACTTCTGCGTGTCCTATGTCGTGAAGGGTTTGGCGAAGCGGTCCGGAACGGAGTTGACGTTGCTCCGGGATGCGGTTAAAGGGTTGCAGTCGAGGCCCGACGACGATATCTACGACGAATTTCGCCGGATGGGAGTGGCGATTGTGACGTTTGACGAGTTCAAGAGGCGACTGACATGTGGCTGA
- the pncB gene encoding nicotinate phosphoribosyltransferase: protein MWLIEGTPALFTDLYELTMAQVYYRKGMAGSAYFEVTVRHLPQNWGFFVMAGLPELWSYLDRFRFSDDDIAYLRSTELFEPDFLVNLRDFRPDVTVRALPEGTVFFPGEPILEVGGPILATQLLESYVLNILGFSIIEASLATRMVLAAGGVPLLEFGMRRAQGPVASIRAARAAQMAGWKATSNVFAARCLGMPPSGTMAHSFIQAHTSQEQAFREFAAIYRDKAILLVDTYDTIEGVKTAARVACEFLERGVRLRGIRLDSGHLVADSRFARDHFRQQGLDFLRIFASGDLDEFKIHDLLAAGGQFDGFGVGTHFAVSRHAPSISIVYKLAQYDDRPSHKTSPDKATLPGRKTLLRTGSSQFAKDTVCPLDPSAHDLLRPLQSVEPIETVQERVRRQIVALPESVKAIRKPASYPVEFVGFPGA from the coding sequence ATGTGGCTGATCGAGGGAACGCCGGCCTTGTTCACGGACCTGTACGAGCTGACGATGGCTCAGGTCTACTACAGGAAGGGGATGGCAGGCTCGGCGTACTTCGAGGTCACGGTGCGGCATCTTCCTCAGAACTGGGGGTTCTTCGTCATGGCCGGTCTGCCGGAGTTGTGGTCCTATCTGGATCGGTTTCGGTTCTCCGACGACGACATCGCCTACCTGCGTTCGACAGAGCTGTTCGAGCCGGACTTCCTGGTTAATCTTCGCGATTTCCGGCCCGATGTAACGGTACGGGCGCTGCCCGAAGGAACCGTGTTCTTCCCTGGCGAGCCGATCTTGGAGGTGGGTGGCCCGATTCTGGCCACACAACTGCTCGAAAGCTATGTTCTGAACATCCTGGGCTTCTCGATCATCGAGGCCAGTCTGGCGACGAGGATGGTGCTCGCGGCCGGCGGTGTGCCGCTGCTGGAATTCGGCATGCGGCGGGCGCAGGGGCCGGTGGCCTCGATTCGCGCCGCCCGTGCCGCGCAGATGGCCGGCTGGAAGGCGACGAGCAATGTCTTTGCCGCTCGATGCCTCGGCATGCCGCCATCGGGCACCATGGCTCACTCGTTCATTCAGGCCCACACCTCACAGGAGCAAGCCTTCCGCGAGTTCGCCGCGATCTACCGCGACAAGGCCATCCTGCTCGTCGATACGTACGATACGATCGAAGGCGTGAAGACTGCCGCCCGCGTGGCCTGTGAATTCCTCGAACGAGGCGTCCGCTTGCGCGGCATTCGCCTCGATAGCGGCCATCTCGTGGCCGACAGCCGATTCGCGCGTGATCACTTCCGACAACAGGGACTGGACTTCCTGAGGATCTTCGCCAGCGGCGATCTCGACGAGTTCAAGATCCACGACCTGCTTGCCGCAGGGGGGCAGTTCGACGGTTTCGGCGTCGGCACCCACTTTGCCGTGTCTCGACACGCTCCCTCCATCAGCATCGTCTACAAGCTCGCTCAATACGACGATCGCCCCTCGCACAAGACCTCGCCGGACAAGGCGACGCTGCCGGGTCGCAAAACGCTTCTTCGCACCGGTAGCAGTCAATTCGCGAAAGATACGGTCTGCCCGCTCGACCCAAGTGCGCACGACCTGCTGCGTCCGCTTCAGTCTGTCGAGCCCATTGAGACCGTCCAGGAGCGAGTGCGACGTCAGATCGTCGCCTTGCCGGAGTCGGTCAAAGCGATCCGCAAGCCCGCGAGTTATCCGGTGGAATTCGTCGGCTTCCCAGGTGCCTGA
- a CDS encoding glycosyltransferase family 4 protein — MKIVHIITRLILGGAQENTLITCKLLAERGHDVTLITGPALGPEGELFNQTKGQKYETIVIDEMRRAIEPVKDFVSYRKLKRLLRQLQPDIVHTHSAKAGILGRYAGSALKGAWTPGRPAVVHGIHGLAFHPYQSRWINRIYVAIEKAAAQHTDYFVSVADAMTDQCKAAGIGVDKPYVTAYSAIDEGQFLEAIPAERTRAFRRQYNIADDAVVLVTIARLFMLKGHDYIIASAPELAKRFDNVVWLFVGDGNLAEQYKQQVRDLGLDERFRFTGLMPPGEIPLAIQSSDILVHCSLREGLARTLPQAMLCGRPAISFDVDGAREVVNERTGRLTEPKNVPQLIDACAELIADASLRETLGRTGRESVKTRFAPETMVDTIERVYEQLLE, encoded by the coding sequence GTGAAGATCGTCCACATCATCACGCGGCTTATCCTGGGTGGGGCGCAGGAGAACACACTGATCACCTGCAAGCTGCTCGCCGAGCGAGGCCATGATGTCACCCTGATCACCGGGCCGGCGCTGGGACCTGAGGGAGAGCTGTTCAACCAGACAAAGGGGCAGAAATACGAGACGATCGTCATCGACGAGATGCGCCGGGCCATCGAGCCGGTCAAGGACTTCGTCAGTTATCGCAAGCTCAAGAGGTTGTTGCGGCAATTGCAGCCCGACATCGTCCACACACATTCCGCCAAAGCGGGCATTCTCGGCCGCTACGCAGGCAGTGCCCTGAAGGGCGCCTGGACCCCAGGGCGGCCGGCGGTCGTGCACGGCATCCACGGCCTGGCGTTCCATCCTTACCAGAGCCGATGGATCAATCGCATCTACGTTGCCATCGAGAAGGCGGCGGCACAACACACGGACTACTTCGTCAGCGTCGCCGATGCGATGACCGACCAGTGCAAAGCCGCCGGCATCGGGGTGGACAAGCCCTATGTCACCGCGTATTCCGCCATCGACGAAGGGCAGTTTCTCGAAGCGATTCCCGCCGAGCGGACGCGGGCGTTTCGCCGCCAATACAACATCGCGGACGATGCGGTCGTGCTCGTAACCATCGCACGGCTCTTCATGCTCAAGGGCCATGATTACATCATCGCATCGGCGCCGGAGTTGGCGAAGCGGTTCGACAACGTGGTCTGGCTCTTCGTCGGCGACGGCAACCTCGCCGAGCAATACAAGCAGCAGGTCCGCGATCTGGGCCTGGACGAGAGGTTCCGTTTCACCGGCCTGATGCCCCCGGGCGAGATTCCGCTGGCGATCCAGTCCTCCGACATCCTCGTTCATTGCTCGCTCCGCGAGGGCCTGGCCCGCACGCTGCCCCAGGCGATGCTGTGCGGCCGGCCGGCCATCAGCTTCGACGTCGACGGCGCCCGCGAGGTCGTCAACGAGCGCACGGGCCGGCTCACCGAGCCGAAGAACGTTCCGCAGTTGATCGACGCCTGCGCCGAACTGATCGCCGACGCATCGCTTCGCGAAACCCTCGGCCGGACCGGCCGCGAGTCGGTCAAGACCAGGTTCGCGCCCGAAACCATGGTCGACACTATCGAACGGGTTTACGAACAGCTCTTGGAATAG
- a CDS encoding GTPase produces MLVERDHIGIFGKMNSGKSSVMNLLTQQVTSIVDATPGTTADTKIALQEIHGLGPVKLFDTAGLDEASGLGQKKRTKVFADLKECDLVLLVIDPETDDFATENEIVDKARELDKQLLVIYNVFRPEAAERIAVVEQQVPLLRFHQKTRVVAVDGQCRPALLQFVLDHFVSKNTRMELLPFVERDAFYVLNIPMDDETPPGRYLRPQAMAEEYITRHWAWPVSYRMDLGKARAGDASERKRFDSFLSGFGRRPKAIVTDSQAMDLMHAWTSDDILLTTFSIMMINYVSRGRLAAFVAGLEAAATLRPGDKVLIAEACNHSRIAEDIGTVQIPTFIRKRWPGVQIDHNFGREFQENEQLQSYKLVIHCGGCMITAQKLLARIRDLESIGVPYTNYGIFLSYMQGPEALRKVLRPWGIESMGHIGPMGPATGGAQS; encoded by the coding sequence ATGCTCGTCGAAAGAGATCATATCGGTATCTTTGGCAAAATGAACTCGGGCAAGAGCAGCGTCATGAACCTGCTCACCCAGCAGGTCACCTCGATCGTCGATGCGACGCCCGGGACCACGGCCGACACCAAGATCGCGCTGCAGGAAATTCACGGACTGGGGCCGGTCAAGTTGTTCGATACCGCCGGGCTTGACGAAGCCTCCGGGCTGGGGCAGAAGAAGCGAACCAAGGTCTTCGCCGATTTGAAGGAATGCGATCTCGTGCTGCTCGTGATCGATCCGGAGACCGACGATTTCGCCACGGAAAACGAGATCGTGGACAAGGCCCGTGAGTTGGACAAGCAGCTCCTGGTGATCTACAACGTGTTCCGGCCGGAAGCGGCCGAACGGATCGCCGTCGTGGAGCAGCAGGTGCCGCTGTTGCGATTCCACCAGAAGACCCGTGTCGTGGCCGTCGATGGACAGTGCCGTCCGGCGCTGCTGCAATTCGTCCTGGACCATTTTGTCTCGAAGAACACCCGGATGGAACTGCTGCCGTTCGTCGAACGCGATGCGTTCTACGTGCTGAATATCCCGATGGATGATGAGACCCCGCCCGGCCGGTACCTGCGCCCGCAGGCAATGGCCGAGGAGTACATCACGCGCCACTGGGCGTGGCCCGTCTCCTATCGGATGGATTTGGGCAAGGCGCGGGCGGGCGACGCGAGCGAGCGGAAGCGCTTTGACAGTTTCCTGTCCGGTTTCGGCAGGCGGCCCAAGGCGATCGTCACCGATTCGCAGGCGATGGACCTGATGCACGCATGGACGTCCGACGACATCCTGCTGACGACGTTTTCGATCATGATGATCAACTACGTCAGCCGGGGGCGATTGGCTGCTTTCGTCGCGGGACTGGAGGCGGCGGCGACCCTCCGGCCCGGCGACAAGGTGCTCATCGCCGAGGCCTGCAACCACTCCCGGATCGCCGAGGACATCGGTACGGTCCAGATCCCGACCTTCATCCGGAAGCGTTGGCCGGGCGTCCAGATCGACCACAACTTCGGTCGTGAGTTCCAGGAGAACGAGCAACTCCAGTCCTACAAGCTCGTCATCCACTGCGGCGGCTGCATGATCACCGCCCAGAAGCTGCTCGCTCGCATCCGCGACCTTGAATCCATCGGCGTGCCGTACACCAATTACGGCATCTTTCTGTCCTATATGCAGGGCCCCGAAGCCCTGCGCAAGGTCTTGCGGCCCTGGGGCATCGAAAGCATGGGACATATTGGACCGATGGGACCTGCGACCGGAGGGGCCCAATCGTGA
- the truA gene encoding tRNA pseudouridine(38-40) synthase TruA — protein sequence MALRNVKLTIAYDGSEYHGWQIQPGFTTVQQAVQDAARSLLGPNVRVCGASRTDAGVHALGQVGLIQIDSPVPTENLARALTDRLPDDIAIVKAEEVRMGFDVIGEVTRKLYRYTIFCGPTRPVLHRRYCWHVPSNPDVAAMDAGAKLLVGRDDFKSFASAADSRIDSVRTIFRCDVTEARNDGDRWVYVEVEGDGFLYNMVRNIVGSLMEVGLGRWEPERIGRTLEARDRTAAGPIAPPNGLCLMWIEY from the coding sequence ATGGCACTGCGCAACGTTAAACTGACCATCGCCTATGACGGCAGTGAGTACCACGGCTGGCAGATTCAGCCGGGATTCACCACCGTGCAGCAGGCCGTCCAGGATGCCGCCCGAAGTCTGCTGGGCCCGAACGTGCGTGTCTGCGGGGCCAGCCGGACCGACGCGGGCGTCCACGCCCTCGGCCAGGTCGGCCTGATCCAGATCGATTCGCCTGTTCCAACGGAGAATCTTGCCAGGGCTCTCACCGACCGACTTCCTGACGACATCGCCATCGTCAAGGCCGAAGAAGTCCGAATGGGCTTCGACGTGATCGGCGAGGTCACGAGGAAGCTCTATCGCTACACCATCTTCTGTGGCCCGACCCGACCCGTACTGCACCGACGGTACTGCTGGCACGTACCGTCGAACCCGGACGTGGCGGCGATGGACGCCGGAGCCAAGCTCCTCGTGGGCAGGGACGATTTTAAGTCCTTCGCGTCGGCCGCCGACAGCCGCATCGATTCGGTTCGCACGATCTTCCGCTGCGATGTCACCGAGGCGAGGAACGACGGAGATCGTTGGGTCTACGTCGAGGTCGAGGGGGACGGATTCCTGTACAATATGGTGCGCAATATCGTCGGGTCGCTGATGGAAGTGGGTCTCGGACGATGGGAGCCCGAGAGAATCGGGCGGACCCTCGAAGCACGCGATCGCACCGCCGCCGGGCCCATCGCACCGCCAAACGGACTGTGTCTGATGTGGATCGAATACTGA
- a CDS encoding aspartate-semialdehyde dehydrogenase, translated as MSMACHLAIAGVTGAVGQEFLSILEERNFPFTTLKMLASSRSKGKKITFKGKEYTVEELTKDSFAGIDIALFSAGGGRSKEFAPAAAKAGAVVVDNSSAFRMDPGVPLVVPEINAEAIKAHKGIIANPNCSTIIGIVPVWPLHQVNPVKRMVVSTYQAASGAGAAAMAELEAQSREILDGRKPTCNAFPYQIAFNCFSHNSALGPDGYNEEETKMVKETRKIFNCPDIAITATCVRIPVMRAHCESINLEFADPMTPEKVRELLAAAPGVTVMDDREHNRFPMPIDASGMDDVLVGRIRQDESLPDNRGINIWVAGDQLRKGAALNAVQIAERLLEL; from the coding sequence GTGAGCATGGCTTGTCATCTGGCAATCGCAGGGGTGACCGGTGCCGTCGGTCAGGAATTTCTCAGTATCCTCGAAGAGCGCAACTTCCCGTTCACAACGCTCAAGATGCTCGCCAGCAGCCGCTCCAAGGGTAAGAAAATCACCTTCAAGGGCAAGGAATATACAGTTGAGGAACTGACCAAGGACAGCTTCGCGGGCATCGACATCGCCCTGTTCAGCGCAGGCGGCGGACGCAGCAAGGAGTTCGCGCCTGCCGCAGCCAAGGCCGGAGCGGTCGTTGTGGACAACTCCTCAGCGTTTCGCATGGACCCCGGGGTACCTCTGGTGGTCCCGGAGATCAACGCCGAGGCGATCAAGGCGCACAAGGGCATCATCGCCAACCCGAACTGCTCGACGATCATCGGCATCGTTCCGGTCTGGCCGCTCCATCAGGTCAATCCGGTCAAGCGGATGGTCGTAAGCACCTATCAGGCTGCCAGCGGCGCCGGGGCCGCCGCGATGGCAGAGCTCGAAGCCCAGAGCCGCGAGATCCTCGACGGCAGGAAGCCGACCTGCAACGCGTTCCCCTACCAGATCGCGTTCAACTGCTTCAGCCACAACTCGGCACTGGGGCCCGACGGGTACAACGAAGAAGAGACCAAGATGGTCAAAGAGACCCGGAAGATTTTCAACTGTCCCGACATCGCCATCACTGCGACATGCGTGCGCATCCCGGTGATGCGGGCCCATTGCGAGAGCATCAACCTGGAGTTCGCCGACCCAATGACGCCGGAGAAAGTGCGGGAGCTGCTCGCGGCGGCGCCGGGCGTCACTGTGATGGACGACCGGGAGCACAACCGCTTCCCGATGCCGATCGATGCCTCGGGCATGGACGACGTCCTCGTGGGCCGAATCCGCCAGGACGAGTCCCTGCCGGACAACCGTGGGATCAATATTTGGGTGGCCGGCGATCAACTCCGCAAAGGGGCGGCCCTGAACGCAGTCCAGATCGCCGAGCGACTGCTTGAACTATAG
- a CDS encoding bile acid:sodium symporter family protein, which produces MLRRALTFYTRYFAVWVVLCGLVAFLWKDTPEHPNWFRVIGTYSLAEILPESIRSSLSPTAAGNLSACLSVNTLFFALTMFGIGVALKPEDFERILKTPSVVALGSAAQFLVMPLGAYALSRLFRLPPTLAVGLILTGAAPGAMASNTMSYVAKADAAYSVSLTTVSTLLCPILTPLLTKVLAGSQLPISFWSMFLQIMVMVVLPLLAGFWIRSRFRGPIERVLPVFPAISATFIVFICSVVIARNQSRLPQVTGPVLAVVLTLNLYGMAAGYGIGSLFGLDVLKRRALTIEIGMQNAGLGSALALEHLGEEAAIPAAIFVFVCIITASALASFWQRRLGH; this is translated from the coding sequence ATGTTGCGCAGAGCGCTAACGTTCTATACGAGATACTTCGCCGTATGGGTGGTCCTGTGCGGCCTGGTCGCCTTCCTCTGGAAGGACACGCCGGAGCATCCCAACTGGTTCCGCGTCATCGGCACCTACAGTCTGGCCGAAATCCTCCCCGAGAGCATCCGGTCGAGCCTGTCGCCGACGGCGGCCGGGAACCTGTCCGCCTGCCTGTCGGTGAACACACTGTTCTTCGCCCTGACGATGTTCGGCATCGGGGTAGCCCTCAAGCCGGAGGATTTCGAGCGGATTCTCAAGACGCCGTCGGTCGTTGCCCTGGGCAGTGCGGCCCAGTTTCTCGTGATGCCGCTGGGGGCGTATGCGCTATCGCGGCTGTTCCGGCTGCCTCCGACCCTGGCGGTCGGCCTCATCCTGACCGGGGCGGCCCCCGGCGCAATGGCCAGCAACACCATGAGCTACGTTGCCAAGGCCGATGCGGCCTATTCCGTCTCGCTGACCACCGTCTCGACGCTGCTGTGCCCCATCCTGACCCCGCTGCTGACGAAGGTGCTGGCCGGCTCGCAACTGCCCATCTCGTTCTGGTCGATGTTCCTTCAGATCATGGTCATGGTCGTGCTGCCGCTGCTGGCCGGTTTCTGGATTCGATCTCGCTTTCGTGGTCCGATCGAGCGTGTCCTGCCGGTCTTCCCGGCGATCTCCGCGACGTTCATCGTCTTCATCTGCTCGGTCGTCATCGCACGCAATCAGTCGAGGCTGCCCCAGGTGACCGGCCCGGTCCTTGCGGTGGTGCTGACCCTGAACCTCTATGGCATGGCCGCAGGGTACGGAATCGGCTCATTGTTCGGCCTCGATGTGCTCAAGCGACGGGCGCTGACGATCGAGATCGGCATGCAAAACGCCGGGCTCGGCAGCGCCCTGGCCCTGGAGCATCTCGGCGAGGAGGCCGCCATCCCCGCCGCCATCTTCGTCTTCGTCTGCATCATCACCGCCTCGGCCCTGGCCTCCTTCTGGCAGCGCCGCCTGGGCCATTAG
- the hisI gene encoding phosphoribosyl-AMP cyclohydrolase — MKSKQIEEGLQFTPKFNAEGLIPAIAQDAETGQVLMVAWMNREALDYTIATGRGTYFSRSRKKLWKKGEESGHIQQVQQILVDCDQDCLILKVTVDAGQCHVGYQSCFYRALKPGSDKDLELIAEKTYDPEATYKK, encoded by the coding sequence TTGAAATCGAAACAGATTGAAGAAGGATTGCAGTTCACGCCGAAATTCAACGCCGAGGGTCTGATCCCCGCCATCGCCCAGGACGCCGAGACCGGCCAGGTCCTGATGGTCGCGTGGATGAACCGCGAGGCGCTCGACTACACCATCGCCACCGGGCGGGGCACCTATTTCAGCCGAAGTCGCAAGAAGCTCTGGAAAAAGGGCGAAGAGTCCGGCCACATCCAGCAGGTCCAGCAGATCCTCGTCGACTGCGACCAGGACTGCCTGATCCTCAAGGTCACCGTCGACGCCGGCCAGTGCCACGTGGGCTATCAGTCCTGCTTCTACCGGGCCCTCAAACCCGGCTCGGACAAGGACCTGGAGCTGATCGCCGAGAAGACCTACGACCCCGAGGCCACCTACAAGAAGTAG
- a CDS encoding VIT domain-containing protein, with protein sequence MIAKPERPQAVGPEYQTPGSGAMLAKIEEKEIPLPLKHTDVKGRISGYIATVEVTQQFENPYSEKIEAVYVFPLPQSAAVNEFIMIIGERKIRGIIRERQEAEQIYKEARRQGYVASLLTQERPNIFTQKVANIEPGKAINVNIKYFNTLAYADGWYEFVFPMVVGPRFNPPGLTDGVGAVGRGNMGLSGQETEVQYLRPEERSGHDIALAVDIDAGVEIEQISCTTHAIQKSSDAPERALVQISPLDTIPNKDFVLRYKVAGKTVKSALVTHTDERGGFFTLMLYPPDDLKTLQRAPMEMVFVLDCSGSMNGRPIAQAKDAVRRALRKLGPDDTFQVIRFSQSASQFGPQPVPATAENVRKAIAYVDALQGSGGTMMIEGIKAALEFPHDERRFRLVSFLTDGYIGNEAEILAAIHDRLGDSRIFSFGVGSSVNRYLLDRMAKLGKGAVAYIGPNDSSSEIVDLFYDRISHPALTDVTIDWGALEVQDVYPSRIPDLFVGRPIVVTGRFTGRRDTTIRIEGRVGQYDRQLTLPVRFADGSSTHPGVACVWARKKIEELAARATYDSNPALPKEIQHVALQYSLMSAYTAFIAVDSTRQTAGDHGVTVAVPVPVPEGVHYDTTVQN encoded by the coding sequence GTGATAGCCAAGCCGGAGAGGCCGCAGGCGGTCGGGCCCGAGTACCAGACGCCGGGGTCGGGGGCGATGCTGGCGAAGATCGAGGAGAAGGAGATTCCGCTGCCACTCAAGCACACCGACGTCAAGGGGCGGATCAGCGGGTATATCGCCACCGTCGAGGTCACGCAGCAGTTTGAGAATCCCTACAGCGAGAAGATCGAGGCGGTTTACGTCTTTCCGCTGCCTCAGAGCGCGGCGGTCAACGAGTTCATCATGATCATCGGCGAACGGAAGATCCGCGGCATCATCCGCGAGCGGCAGGAGGCCGAGCAGATCTACAAGGAAGCCCGACGTCAGGGCTACGTCGCCTCGCTGCTGACCCAGGAGCGGCCCAACATCTTCACCCAGAAAGTCGCCAACATCGAGCCGGGAAAAGCCATCAACGTCAACATCAAGTACTTCAACACGCTCGCCTACGCCGACGGCTGGTACGAATTCGTGTTCCCGATGGTGGTCGGGCCGCGATTCAACCCGCCCGGCTTGACCGATGGCGTCGGCGCCGTCGGCCGGGGCAACATGGGCCTCTCGGGCCAGGAGACCGAGGTCCAGTATCTGCGGCCAGAGGAGCGCAGCGGTCACGACATCGCGCTGGCGGTGGACATCGACGCCGGCGTCGAGATCGAACAGATTTCGTGCACCACCCACGCAATCCAGAAGAGCAGCGACGCGCCGGAGAGAGCCCTCGTCCAGATCAGCCCGCTCGACACGATTCCCAACAAGGACTTCGTGCTGCGATACAAGGTCGCGGGCAAGACCGTCAAATCCGCCCTCGTGACGCATACCGACGAACGCGGCGGCTTTTTCACCCTGATGCTCTATCCGCCCGACGACCTCAAGACGCTCCAGCGCGCGCCGATGGAGATGGTCTTCGTCCTGGACTGCTCAGGCAGCATGAACGGCCGGCCCATCGCCCAAGCCAAGGACGCGGTCAGGCGGGCGCTGCGAAAGCTCGGGCCGGATGACACCTTCCAGGTGATCCGATTCTCCCAGAGCGCCTCGCAGTTCGGCCCGCAGCCCGTGCCCGCCACCGCCGAGAACGTCCGCAAGGCCATCGCCTACGTCGACGCTCTGCAAGGCAGCGGCGGGACCATGATGATCGAGGGGATCAAGGCGGCGCTGGAGTTCCCGCACGACGAGCGTCGGTTCCGGCTCGTCTCCTTCCTGACCGACGGCTACATCGGCAACGAGGCGGAAATCCTCGCGGCGATCCACGATCGGCTGGGCGACAGCCGGATCTTCAGTTTCGGCGTCGGCTCCTCCGTCAACCGCTACCTGCTCGACCGCATGGCCAAACTGGGCAAGGGCGCCGTCGCCTACATCGGACCCAACGACAGCAGCAGCGAGATCGTGGACCTGTTTTACGACCGGATCAGCCACCCCGCCCTGACCGACGTGACCATCGACTGGGGCGCCCTCGAGGTCCAGGACGTCTATCCGTCGCGAATTCCCGACCTGTTCGTGGGCCGTCCAATCGTCGTAACGGGTCGATTCACCGGCCGAAGGGACACCACCATTCGCATCGAAGGCAGGGTCGGCCAGTATGACAGGCAACTGACCCTCCCGGTCCGCTTTGCCGACGGATCGAGCACCCATCCGGGAGTCGCCTGCGTCTGGGCCCGCAAGAAGATCGAGGAACTGGCCGCCCGGGCCACGTATGACAGCAACCCCGCCCTGCCGAAAGAGATCCAGCATGTGGCTCTGCAATACAGCCTGATGAGCGCCTACACCGCTTTCATCGCCGTCGACAGCACGCGCCAGACCGCCGGCGACCACGGCGTGACCGTTGCCGTCCCGGTGCCGGTCCCCGAGGGCGTTCACTACGACACCACCGTCCAGAACTGA
- a CDS encoding dockerin type I domain-containing protein, with translation MNERQRQFDDEPDLMVSRNFSDDLGSLFAPDRPVPPDIDRAVAQAARRHFARPQRRLWWPRWAVPATAAAAIAIACLWWAQPEKKASVTESPYALQAAVATDIDGNGRVDILDAFVLAKYIETRKPMDATWDFNGDGLIDRRDVDTVAFAAVRLDKGV, from the coding sequence ATGAACGAAAGACAGCGACAATTCGACGACGAGCCGGACCTAATGGTCAGCCGGAACTTCTCCGACGACTTGGGCAGTCTGTTCGCCCCGGACCGGCCGGTTCCACCCGACATCGACCGTGCCGTCGCACAGGCGGCCCGGCGGCATTTTGCACGTCCTCAGCGAAGGCTCTGGTGGCCTCGGTGGGCCGTGCCCGCCACCGCTGCCGCCGCCATCGCGATCGCCTGCCTCTGGTGGGCGCAGCCCGAGAAGAAGGCATCGGTCACAGAGAGCCCATATGCACTCCAGGCTGCTGTGGCGACAGACATCGACGGAAACGGCAGGGTCGATATTCTCGACGCCTTCGTGCTCGCCAAGTACATCGAGACGCGAAAGCCGATGGACGCGACATGGGACTTCAATGGCGACGGCCTGATCGACCGCCGCGACGTGGACACCGTCGCGTTTGCCGCAGTGCGCCTGGACAAGGGAGTCTGA
- a CDS encoding RNA polymerase sigma factor has product MRSDRELIEAVNTGDADAFEQLYHRYRDWVYRLAWRFTVNHEDALDVLQETFTYLLAKFPGFELTASMTTFLYPAVRHLALNVRRRKSAHHAGDEALNDIPISESSPTSRSELAAALGALSLEQREVVLMRFVDGLALSEISIALGIPLNTVKSRLYNALRSLRDDPRTRDYFLD; this is encoded by the coding sequence GTGAGATCGGATCGGGAACTGATCGAGGCCGTCAACACGGGCGATGCGGATGCCTTCGAGCAACTCTACCATCGCTATCGTGACTGGGTCTACCGCCTGGCGTGGCGGTTCACCGTCAACCACGAGGATGCACTCGATGTCCTGCAGGAGACATTCACCTACCTGCTGGCAAAGTTCCCCGGCTTTGAGCTGACCGCCTCGATGACCACTTTTCTTTACCCGGCAGTCAGGCACCTGGCGTTGAACGTGCGGCGGCGCAAGTCCGCCCATCACGCCGGCGACGAGGCGCTCAACGACATCCCGATATCCGAATCGTCCCCCACCTCACGGAGCGAACTGGCCGCGGCGTTGGGGGCCCTCTCGCTCGAACAGCGAGAAGTGGTCCTGATGCGGTTCGTCGACGGACTGGCCCTGAGCGAGATTTCCATCGCTCTCGGCATCCCCCTGAATACGGTCAAATCCCGCCTGTACAACGCGTTGCGCTCGCTGCGAGACGATCCGAGGACCCGCGACTACTTTCTCGATTGA